One region of Streptomyces sp. CG4 genomic DNA includes:
- the speB gene encoding agmatinase: protein MSSNETPRGPVDSSRIPRYAGPATFARLPRLDEVGTADVAVVGVPFDSGVSYRPGARFGGNAIREASRLLRPYNPAQDASPFALAQVADGGDIAVNPFNINEAVETIEAAADELLGTGARLMTLGGDHTIALPLLRSVAKKHGPVALLHFDAHLDTWDTYFGAEYTHGTPFRRAVEEGILDTSALSHVGTRGPLYGKQDLTDDEKMGFGIVTSADIYRRGADEVADQLRQRIGDRPLYISIDIDCLDPAHAPGTGTPEAGGMTSRELLEILRGLASCNLVSADVVEVAPAYDHAEITSVAASHTAYELTTIMSRQIAAARKDA from the coding sequence ATGAGCAGCAACGAGACGCCCCGCGGTCCCGTCGACTCCTCCCGCATCCCGCGGTACGCCGGCCCCGCGACCTTCGCCCGGCTGCCCCGCCTCGACGAGGTCGGCACCGCCGACGTCGCCGTCGTGGGCGTGCCGTTCGACTCCGGCGTCTCGTACCGGCCGGGCGCCCGCTTCGGCGGCAACGCCATCCGCGAGGCGTCCCGGCTGCTGCGCCCGTACAACCCGGCGCAGGACGCCTCCCCGTTCGCCCTCGCCCAGGTCGCGGACGGCGGCGACATCGCCGTGAACCCGTTCAACATCAACGAGGCCGTCGAGACGATCGAGGCCGCGGCCGACGAGCTGCTCGGCACCGGCGCCCGGCTGATGACCCTGGGCGGTGACCACACCATCGCGCTGCCGCTGCTGCGGAGCGTCGCGAAGAAGCACGGCCCGGTGGCCCTGCTGCACTTCGACGCCCACCTGGACACCTGGGACACCTACTTCGGCGCCGAGTACACCCACGGCACCCCGTTCCGCCGCGCGGTGGAGGAGGGCATCCTCGACACCTCGGCACTGTCCCACGTGGGCACCCGCGGCCCGCTGTACGGCAAGCAGGACCTGACCGACGACGAGAAGATGGGCTTCGGCATCGTCACCTCCGCGGACATCTACCGCCGCGGCGCCGACGAGGTCGCCGACCAGCTGCGCCAGCGCATCGGCGACCGCCCGCTGTACATCTCCATCGACATCGACTGCCTCGACCCGGCCCACGCGCCCGGCACGGGCACGCCCGAGGCGGGCGGCATGACCTCGCGCGAGCTGCTGGAGATCCTGCGCGGCCTGGCCTCCTGCAACCTGGTCTCGGCGGACGTCGTCGAGGTGGCGCCGGCGTACGACCACGCCGAGATCACCTCGGTCGCGGCCTCGCACACGGCCTACGAGCTGACCACCATCATGAGCCGCCAGATCGCGGCGGCCCGGAAGGACGCGTAA
- a CDS encoding thiamine pyrophosphate-binding protein produces MTHDHDLVLRPTQAQITAALNPPPGRGGGDLVVETLAGLGATTVFGLPGQHALGMFDALRRSSLRYVGLRVENNAGFAADAYGRITGEAAPLLLSTGPGALTSLAALQEAAAASAPVLAISSQIPTAGLGGGRHGYLHELPDQSASFRGVVKSVHTVRTQSQIPSAIAEAWKSALTAPHGPVWVEIPQDVLLAKTALPVVTAPDATPEDLVPRPELTAVAAELLSCAARPAIIAGGGVVRADASGKLRQLAEKLDAPVVTTFGGKGAFPWEHPLSLRSWLEDRHTTDFLEDADVLLVVGSGLGELSSNYHTFKPRGRVIQIEADLGKLESNHPALGIHADARLALQALLETVEERNDASAPERVRELLTKVASRIEAQELTLEQDVLAAVRRALPADSPSFWDMTILAYWAWSAFDPRGANTMHSAQGAGGLGYGFPAALGAAVADASCPVLAVSGDGGALYSIAELATAKQYDLPVTWLIVDDGGYGILREYMTDAFGRATATELTRPDYVALAESFGVPGVRTTPETLEEDLAKALATPGPSVVVLPALLRMFAPTHLG; encoded by the coding sequence GTGACTCACGACCACGACCTGGTACTCCGCCCGACACAGGCGCAGATCACCGCGGCCCTGAACCCTCCCCCGGGGCGGGGCGGCGGAGACCTGGTCGTGGAGACCCTGGCCGGGCTGGGCGCGACGACCGTCTTCGGTCTGCCCGGCCAGCACGCGCTGGGCATGTTCGACGCCCTGCGCCGGTCGTCCCTGCGGTACGTCGGCCTGCGGGTGGAGAACAACGCGGGCTTCGCGGCGGACGCGTACGGCCGGATCACCGGCGAGGCCGCGCCACTGCTGCTGTCGACGGGCCCGGGGGCCCTGACGTCACTGGCCGCGCTCCAGGAGGCGGCCGCGGCCTCCGCACCCGTGCTGGCGATCAGCAGCCAGATCCCGACGGCGGGCCTGGGCGGCGGCCGCCACGGCTATCTGCACGAACTCCCCGACCAGTCGGCCTCGTTCCGGGGCGTGGTCAAGTCCGTGCACACGGTCCGCACGCAGTCGCAGATCCCGTCCGCGATCGCCGAAGCCTGGAAGTCGGCGCTGACGGCCCCGCACGGCCCGGTGTGGGTGGAGATCCCGCAGGACGTGCTCCTCGCGAAGACCGCGCTGCCGGTGGTGACGGCGCCGGACGCGACCCCGGAGGATCTGGTCCCGCGCCCCGAACTGACCGCGGTGGCGGCCGAATTGCTGTCGTGTGCGGCCCGCCCGGCGATCATCGCGGGCGGCGGCGTCGTACGAGCGGACGCCTCGGGCAAGCTGCGTCAGCTGGCCGAGAAGCTGGACGCTCCGGTCGTGACGACCTTCGGCGGCAAGGGCGCCTTCCCCTGGGAGCACCCGCTGTCGCTCCGGTCCTGGCTGGAGGACCGGCATACGACGGACTTCCTGGAGGACGCGGACGTCCTCCTGGTCGTCGGCTCGGGCCTCGGTGAACTCTCCTCCAACTACCACACGTTCAAGCCCCGCGGCCGGGTGATCCAGATCGAGGCCGACCTCGGAAAGCTGGAGTCCAACCACCCGGCGCTCGGCATCCACGCGGACGCCCGCCTCGCGCTCCAGGCCCTGCTGGAGACGGTGGAGGAGCGCAACGACGCGTCGGCGCCGGAGCGGGTCCGGGAGCTGCTGACCAAGGTCGCTTCCCGTATCGAGGCCCAGGAACTCACCCTGGAACAGGACGTGTTGGCGGCGGTCCGGCGCGCCCTGCCCGCCGACTCCCCGTCCTTCTGGGACATGACGATCCTGGCGTACTGGGCCTGGTCGGCCTTCGATCCCCGGGGCGCCAACACCATGCACTCCGCACAGGGCGCCGGCGGCCTCGGCTACGGCTTCCCGGCGGCGCTGGGCGCGGCGGTGGCTGACGCCAGCTGCCCGGTCCTGGCGGTCTCCGGCGACGGCGGCGCGCTGTACTCCATCGCCGAGCTGGCGACGGCCAAGCAGTACGACCTGCCGGTCACCTGGCTGATCGTCGACGACGGCGGCTACGGCATCCTCCGCGAGTACATGACGGACGCCTTCGGCCGGGCGACGGCGACGGAACTGACGCGCCCGGACTATGTGGCGCTGGCGGAGTCCTTCGGCGTGCCCGGGGTCCGTACGACCCCCGAGACCCTGGAGGAGGACCTGGCGAAGGCACTGGCGACGCCGGGCCCTTCGGTGGTCGTACTCCCGGCGCTGCTGCGCATGTTCGCGCCGACGCACCTCGGCTGA
- a CDS encoding ArnT family glycosyltransferase, producing the protein MTSATDPLPHTTAVSPDPHPATAAPGPAPRWSPPALIAIMLLAAVLYCWNLSGNSLNSFYSAAIYSGTQNWKAWFFGSLDAGNFLTVDKPPFADMVMSLSCRIFGFGTWQMMLPEVAAGLGAIWILHSSVKRTFGHAAAAVAALVLALTPITVAINRDNNPDTILVLLMVGGAALALRATRKGTLLPLLGSAVCFGLAFNTKMLAGYIALPAVFAVHLLAAGPKLVRRIVNLLIAGVVLAVAGFWWAVAVSLVPASERPYIGGSTDGTAWNLIMGYNGLGRIFGGEGNGGGGGGGGFSGSAGLGRMFNDILGGQISWLIPFAAVALVAGLILCGRAPRTDLTRAALILWGGWTVLHYVTFATAEGTMHPYYTTALAPGIAALCGGGGVLLLRAFRADKRWVWVLPVGLAGTAIWAVVLLRRASGWHTWLWPAVGVVMAAAITGLFVFRSGNHVRLFAASVAAAVVAAVAGPAAYAWSVPSGSGGGMSGVNPTAGPSTGGGFGGPGGGGGRGGFGSGRSGFPGGGTVPGGSANGMPGGAAGGAPGGAPGGEMPGGGQQAGSFPGGAQNGELPGGQGALGGTAPGGTTSGGEGDRTGGRTGAGMAGGGPGGMGGGMGGANSELIAYLKKHRDGATWLLAVSHSQSAAQIELSARMPVISMWGFTGTDQAMTVAKLEELVKKGELHYVQIGGGGMGGGPGGGNSLSTEVSNWVKKHGTAVKESAYGKTASSSSSKSSSSSSASQSTLYRLDPSDVS; encoded by the coding sequence GTGACATCTGCCACCGATCCCCTCCCCCACACGACAGCCGTGAGCCCCGACCCACACCCCGCGACCGCGGCACCGGGCCCGGCACCACGCTGGTCGCCCCCCGCGCTGATCGCGATCATGCTCCTGGCGGCGGTGCTGTACTGCTGGAACCTGTCGGGCAACAGCCTCAACAGCTTCTACAGCGCGGCCATCTACAGCGGCACGCAGAACTGGAAGGCCTGGTTCTTCGGGTCGCTCGACGCCGGGAACTTCCTGACGGTCGACAAACCGCCGTTCGCCGACATGGTCATGAGCCTGTCGTGCCGGATCTTCGGCTTCGGGACCTGGCAGATGATGCTGCCCGAGGTAGCGGCCGGGCTCGGCGCGATCTGGATCCTGCACTCCTCCGTGAAGCGGACGTTCGGGCACGCGGCAGCCGCCGTGGCCGCGCTCGTCCTCGCGCTGACCCCGATCACGGTCGCCATCAACCGGGACAACAACCCCGACACGATCCTCGTCCTGCTGATGGTCGGCGGCGCGGCGCTCGCCCTGCGCGCCACGCGCAAAGGCACGCTGCTGCCGCTGCTCGGCTCGGCGGTGTGCTTCGGCCTCGCCTTCAACACCAAGATGCTGGCGGGCTACATCGCGCTGCCCGCCGTCTTCGCCGTCCATCTGCTCGCGGCAGGGCCGAAGCTCGTGCGGCGGATCGTGAACCTGCTGATCGCCGGCGTGGTCCTGGCGGTCGCCGGCTTCTGGTGGGCCGTCGCCGTGTCCCTCGTGCCCGCCTCCGAGCGGCCGTACATCGGCGGTTCGACGGACGGCACCGCCTGGAACCTGATCATGGGCTACAACGGCCTCGGCCGGATCTTCGGCGGCGAGGGCAACGGCGGCGGAGGCGGGGGCGGCGGCTTCTCCGGCTCCGCGGGGCTCGGCCGGATGTTCAACGACATCCTCGGCGGCCAGATCTCCTGGCTGATCCCGTTCGCGGCCGTCGCGCTCGTCGCCGGCCTGATCCTGTGCGGCCGTGCCCCGCGCACCGACCTCACCCGGGCCGCCCTCATCCTCTGGGGCGGCTGGACGGTCCTGCACTACGTCACCTTCGCGACCGCCGAGGGCACGATGCACCCGTACTACACCACCGCCCTCGCGCCCGGCATCGCGGCGCTGTGCGGAGGCGGCGGCGTCCTGCTGCTGCGCGCGTTCCGCGCCGACAAGCGCTGGGTGTGGGTGCTGCCGGTCGGCCTCGCCGGCACGGCGATCTGGGCCGTCGTGCTCCTCCGCCGGGCCTCCGGCTGGCACACCTGGCTGTGGCCGGCCGTCGGTGTGGTCATGGCGGCGGCGATCACCGGCCTGTTCGTCTTCCGCTCCGGCAACCACGTACGGCTGTTCGCGGCCTCCGTGGCGGCGGCGGTCGTCGCCGCGGTCGCGGGCCCGGCGGCGTACGCCTGGTCGGTGCCGTCCGGTTCGGGCGGCGGCATGAGCGGCGTGAACCCGACGGCCGGCCCCTCCACGGGAGGCGGCTTCGGCGGCCCCGGCGGAGGCGGCGGCCGGGGCGGCTTCGGCAGCGGCCGGAGCGGCTTCCCGGGCGGCGGTACGGTGCCGGGCGGATCGGCGAACGGCATGCCGGGCGGGGCGGCCGGTGGTGCGCCCGGTGGTGCGCCCGGCGGGGAGATGCCGGGCGGCGGACAGCAGGCCGGCAGCTTTCCGGGTGGTGCGCAGAACGGTGAACTGCCCGGCGGGCAGGGCGCGTTGGGTGGTACGGCACCGGGCGGTACGACTTCCGGCGGCGAGGGCGACCGCACGGGCGGTCGTACCGGCGCGGGCATGGCCGGTGGCGGCCCTGGCGGCATGGGCGGTGGCATGGGCGGTGCGAACAGCGAGCTGATCGCGTACCTGAAGAAGCACCGGGACGGCGCCACCTGGCTGCTCGCGGTCTCCCACTCGCAGAGCGCGGCCCAGATCGAGCTGAGCGCCAGGATGCCGGTCATCTCCATGTGGGGCTTCACCGGCACCGACCAGGCGATGACCGTCGCCAAGCTGGAGGAACTCGTGAAGAAGGGCGAGCTGCACTACGTCCAGATCGGCGGCGGTGGCATGGGCGGCGGCCCCGGCGGCGGCAACAGCCTCAGCACCGAGGTGTCGAACTGGGTGAAGAAGCACGGCACGGCGGTGAAGGAGAGCGCGTACGGCAAGACCGCAAGCTCTTCGAGCTCGAAGTCCTCCTCTTCCTCCTCCGCCAGCCAGTCCACGCTCTACCGACTGGACCCGTCGGACGTGAGCTGA
- a CDS encoding serine hydrolase, which yields MTHRISRRAKVLAAAVGAGALVPAVMAATPAAAATPAVSCTSGKAGLAAKLQKDITAVLAGRRGTVALGVYDRATSTTCTLRATSSYDSASTVKVTVLAALLWDAKKDNRYLTDTEASLAKAMITQSDNNATTRLWKQLGLAKIKGFLAAAGMTNTVPGANGYWGLTQENVTDEQRLLGLITAKNGVLSDNSRAYILKLMGQVVPAQRWGTPAGAPSTVSVHVKNGWLQRATHGWRVHSLGTFDGAGHDYTMSVLTQDNSTMDYGVTTIQNVARVIHKDLVPITPSTAVYVPTNRPSEAFVAVPPQG from the coding sequence ATGACCCACCGCATATCCCGGCGTGCCAAAGTGCTGGCGGCAGCCGTCGGCGCCGGGGCGCTCGTACCCGCCGTCATGGCCGCCACCCCGGCCGCCGCGGCCACGCCCGCCGTCAGTTGTACGTCGGGCAAGGCGGGGCTCGCCGCCAAGTTGCAGAAGGACATCACGGCCGTCCTCGCGGGCCGCCGGGGCACCGTCGCCCTCGGCGTGTACGACCGCGCCACCAGCACCACCTGCACGCTGCGCGCCACCAGCTCCTACGACTCGGCGAGCACCGTCAAGGTCACCGTGCTCGCGGCGCTGTTGTGGGACGCGAAGAAGGACAACCGCTATCTGACGGACACCGAGGCCTCGCTCGCCAAGGCCATGATCACTCAGTCGGACAACAACGCGACGACCAGGCTGTGGAAGCAGCTCGGCCTCGCCAAGATCAAGGGCTTCCTGGCCGCCGCCGGGATGACGAACACCGTGCCTGGCGCGAACGGTTACTGGGGCCTGACCCAGGAGAACGTCACCGACGAGCAGAGGCTGCTGGGGCTCATCACCGCCAAGAACGGCGTGCTGAGCGACAACTCCCGTGCCTACATCCTGAAGTTGATGGGCCAGGTCGTCCCGGCGCAGCGCTGGGGCACCCCGGCCGGCGCGCCGTCCACCGTCTCCGTGCACGTCAAGAACGGCTGGCTGCAGCGCGCGACGCACGGCTGGCGGGTGCACAGCCTCGGCACCTTCGACGGCGCCGGCCACGACTACACGATGTCCGTGCTCACGCAGGACAACAGCACCATGGACTACGGCGTCACCACCATCCAGAACGTCGCCAGGGTCATCCACAAGGACCTCGTACCGATCACCCCGTCGACCGCGGTCTACGTCCCGACGAACAGGCCGAGCGAGGCGTTCGTGGCGGTGCCCCCGCAGGGCTGA
- a CDS encoding esterase-like activity of phytase family protein: MRLRTVLATLTAGLAAAASLAAAGPADANSAKGHACSPSVSIDRFSDALDKTTYDGTFVGNFSALAVDRDGSLAALEDRSSLFRLDPWTLRPRSAVHLADENGADLDSEGLAIDRDGTRLITSETEPSVRRYSADGRILDRLPVPPALLVAPAGRATANQTFEGLTLLPGGHTLLASMEEPLSGDAKDLVRFQTWTRTRGNHFRLADQYAYRIDAGLGVPEIQATPDGRLLVLERGFTAGVGNTVRLYLADPRHATDTSTVEKLTGQPDVRLIRKTLLTDIAACPSLGATAKQPQPNPLLDNIEGMTITGRDRTGRLKVVLVSDDNQNQAQTTRFSYLRVRV, from the coding sequence ATGCGCCTGAGAACCGTACTCGCCACCCTCACCGCCGGCCTGGCGGCGGCCGCCTCGCTGGCCGCCGCCGGGCCCGCCGACGCCAACTCCGCGAAGGGCCACGCCTGTTCGCCGTCGGTCTCGATCGATCGCTTCTCCGACGCGCTCGACAAGACGACGTACGACGGCACGTTCGTCGGCAACTTCTCGGCCCTCGCCGTGGACCGGGACGGCTCCCTGGCCGCGCTGGAGGACCGCTCCTCCCTCTTCCGCCTGGACCCGTGGACCCTCCGGCCGAGGTCCGCCGTCCACCTCGCCGACGAGAACGGCGCCGACCTGGACTCGGAGGGTCTGGCCATCGACCGGGACGGCACCCGGCTCATCACCTCCGAGACCGAGCCGTCCGTCCGCCGCTACTCGGCCGACGGCAGGATCCTCGACCGCCTCCCGGTCCCGCCCGCCCTCCTCGTCGCCCCGGCCGGCCGCGCCACCGCCAACCAGACCTTCGAGGGCCTGACCCTGCTGCCCGGCGGGCACACGCTCCTCGCGTCCATGGAGGAGCCCCTCTCGGGCGACGCCAAGGACCTCGTCCGCTTCCAGACCTGGACCCGCACTCGGGGCAACCACTTCCGGCTCGCCGACCAGTACGCCTACCGCATCGACGCCGGCCTCGGCGTCCCCGAGATCCAGGCCACCCCCGACGGCCGCCTCCTCGTCCTGGAACGCGGCTTCACCGCCGGCGTCGGCAACACCGTCCGCCTCTACCTCGCCGACCCCCGCCACGCCACGGACACCAGTACCGTCGAGAAGCTCACCGGTCAGCCGGACGTCCGCCTGATCAGGAAGACCCTCCTGACGGACATCGCCGCCTGCCCGTCCCTGGGCGCCACGGCGAAGCAGCCCCAGCCGAACCCCTTGCTGGACAACATCGAGGGGATGACGATCACCGGCCGTGACCGCACCGGCCGCCTGAAGGTGGTGCTGGTGAGCGACGACAACCAGAACCAGGCGCAGACGACGAGGTTCTCTTACTTGCGGGTACGGGTCTGA
- a CDS encoding ABC transporter ATP-binding protein produces MATQRGWAKRLAGYAWRYPKDVILALGSSLVGMAVMAVVPLITKVIIDDVIGNHTRSMAPWAGALIAAALLVYALTYIRRYYGGRLALDVQHDLRTEMYGTITRLDGRRQDELSTGQVVGRATSDLQLIQGLLFMLPMTIGNVLLFLISLVIMAWLSLPLTLVALAVAPALAWIARRSRSKLHPATWYAQAQAAAVAGVVDGAVSGVRVVKGFGQEEQETGKLREVGRKLFAGRLRTIRLNSTYTPALQAVPALGQVAMLALGGWLAVRGHITLGTFVAFSSYLAQLVGPVRMLAMVLTVGQQARAGTERVLELIDTEPTLHEGTKTLPADAPATVEFDDVSFGYDDERPVLRGLTFEIRPGETLAVVGSSGSGKSTLSLLLPRFYDVTHGAVLIGGHDVRELTLDSLRAAIGLVPEDSFLFSDTVRSNIAYGRPDATREEIEAAARAAQADRFIGELPDGYDTKVGEQGLTLSGGQRQRIALARALLTDPRLLVLDDATSAVDARVEQEIHEALKQVMQGRTTLLIAHRRSTLNLADRIAVLDGGRLADLGTHEELQQRSALYRRLLTDPDELGGVSPGHVEPAVPREDTSVREELDAEFDAERGVTPRLWTGDRQPKEQALSGTPATPELLAQVEALPPAVDTPDIDEARAVRREDSYGLRRLLRGFGLPLLLSLLLVAVDAGAGLLLPVLIRHGIDAGVTKMALGAVWAAALLGLLTVLVQWAAQIGETRMTGRTGERVLYALRLKIFAQLQRLGLDYYERELTGRIMTRMTTDVDALSTFLQTGLVTAFVSVVTFFGIMVVLLVIDVQLALVVFATLPPLIVATFFFRRASVKAYELARERVSTVNADLQESVAGLRIVQAFRRERDGGRRFAERSDSYRRARIRGQWLISVYFPFVQLLSSVAAASVMIAGAHRVEAQTLTTGALVAYLLYIDLFFAPVQQLSQVFDGYQQATVSLGRIQELLREPTSTKSADEPLEVLSLRGDLAFEDVRFAYGNDEEALTGIDLTIPAGQTVAFVGETGAGKSTLVKLVARFYDPSGGRVTVDGTDLRALDLTSYRHRLGVVPQEAYLFPGTVRDAIAYGRPGATDAEVEAAARAVGAHEMIATLDGGYLHEVAERGRNLSAGQRQLIALARAELVDPDILLLDEATAALDLATEAQVNQATDRLAGRRTTLVVAHRLTTAARADRVVVMDHGRVAEEGTHEELLARGGRYAALWRTFVGEAEAVA; encoded by the coding sequence GTGGCAACGCAACGGGGATGGGCGAAACGGTTGGCGGGATACGCCTGGCGCTACCCCAAGGACGTGATCCTCGCCCTCGGCTCCTCGCTCGTCGGCATGGCCGTCATGGCCGTCGTACCGCTGATCACCAAGGTGATCATCGACGACGTGATCGGGAACCACACCCGCTCGATGGCGCCCTGGGCCGGCGCCCTGATCGCCGCTGCCCTGCTCGTCTACGCCCTCACCTACATCCGCCGCTACTACGGCGGCCGCCTCGCCCTCGACGTCCAGCACGACCTGCGGACCGAGATGTACGGCACGATCACCCGCCTCGACGGCCGCCGTCAGGACGAGCTGTCCACCGGGCAGGTCGTCGGCCGGGCCACCAGTGACCTGCAGCTCATCCAGGGCCTGCTCTTCATGCTCCCGATGACCATCGGGAACGTCCTGCTCTTCCTGATCTCCCTGGTGATCATGGCGTGGCTGTCACTGCCACTGACCCTGGTCGCGCTCGCCGTCGCGCCCGCGCTCGCCTGGATCGCCAGGCGCAGCCGCAGCAAGCTGCACCCCGCCACCTGGTACGCCCAGGCGCAGGCCGCCGCCGTCGCGGGCGTGGTCGACGGCGCGGTGAGCGGCGTACGCGTGGTGAAGGGCTTCGGGCAGGAGGAGCAGGAGACCGGGAAGCTCAGGGAGGTCGGCCGCAAGCTCTTCGCGGGGCGCCTGCGCACCATACGGCTGAACAGCACGTACACCCCCGCCCTGCAGGCCGTCCCGGCCCTCGGCCAGGTCGCCATGCTGGCGCTCGGCGGCTGGCTGGCCGTGCGCGGCCACATCACGCTCGGCACCTTCGTCGCCTTCTCCTCGTACCTCGCCCAGCTGGTCGGCCCGGTCCGCATGCTCGCGATGGTTCTCACGGTCGGCCAGCAGGCCCGGGCCGGCACCGAGCGCGTCCTGGAGCTGATCGACACCGAGCCGACGCTCCACGAAGGCACCAAGACGCTCCCCGCCGACGCGCCCGCGACCGTCGAGTTCGACGACGTGTCCTTCGGCTACGACGACGAGCGCCCCGTCCTGCGAGGACTGACCTTCGAGATACGCCCCGGCGAGACCCTCGCCGTCGTCGGCTCCTCCGGCTCCGGCAAGTCCACCCTCTCCCTGCTGCTCCCGCGCTTCTACGACGTCACCCACGGCGCCGTCCTGATCGGCGGCCACGACGTACGCGAGCTGACCCTGGACAGCCTGAGGGCCGCGATCGGGCTCGTCCCCGAGGACTCGTTCCTCTTCTCGGACACCGTCCGCAGCAACATCGCCTACGGCCGCCCGGACGCCACCCGGGAGGAGATCGAGGCCGCCGCCCGCGCCGCCCAGGCGGACCGTTTCATCGGGGAACTCCCCGACGGGTACGACACCAAGGTCGGCGAGCAGGGCCTGACCCTCTCCGGCGGCCAGCGCCAGCGCATCGCGCTCGCCCGCGCCCTGCTCACCGACCCGCGCCTGCTCGTCCTGGACGACGCCACCTCGGCCGTGGACGCCCGGGTCGAGCAGGAGATCCACGAGGCGCTCAAGCAGGTGATGCAGGGCCGTACGACCCTGCTCATCGCGCACCGCCGCTCCACCCTCAACCTCGCCGACCGCATCGCCGTCCTCGACGGCGGCCGGCTCGCCGACCTCGGCACCCACGAGGAACTCCAGCAGCGCTCGGCGCTCTACCGGCGGCTGCTGACCGACCCGGACGAGCTGGGCGGGGTCTCCCCGGGCCATGTCGAGCCCGCCGTACCGCGGGAGGACACCTCCGTCCGCGAGGAGCTGGACGCCGAGTTCGACGCCGAGCGGGGCGTGACCCCGAGGCTGTGGACGGGCGACCGGCAGCCGAAGGAGCAGGCGCTCTCCGGCACCCCGGCCACCCCGGAGCTGCTCGCCCAGGTCGAGGCGCTGCCCCCGGCCGTCGACACCCCGGACATAGACGAGGCCCGAGCGGTCCGCCGCGAGGACTCCTACGGCCTGCGCCGCCTGCTGCGCGGCTTCGGCCTGCCCCTCCTGCTCAGCCTGCTGCTGGTCGCCGTGGACGCGGGCGCCGGCCTGCTGCTGCCGGTGCTGATCCGGCACGGCATCGACGCGGGCGTGACGAAGATGGCCCTCGGCGCCGTGTGGGCGGCCGCGCTGCTCGGTCTGCTGACCGTCCTCGTCCAGTGGGCCGCGCAGATCGGCGAGACCCGGATGACCGGCCGTACCGGTGAGCGGGTGCTGTACGCGCTGCGGCTGAAGATCTTCGCCCAGCTGCAGCGGCTCGGGCTCGACTACTACGAGCGCGAGCTGACCGGCCGGATCATGACCCGGATGACGACCGACGTGGACGCGCTGTCCACGTTCCTGCAGACCGGCCTGGTCACCGCGTTCGTCTCGGTCGTCACCTTCTTCGGCATCATGGTCGTCCTGCTGGTGATCGACGTCCAGCTCGCCCTCGTCGTCTTCGCGACGCTGCCCCCGCTGATCGTCGCGACCTTCTTCTTCCGCCGGGCGAGCGTGAAGGCGTACGAACTCGCCCGCGAACGCGTGTCGACGGTCAACGCCGATCTGCAGGAGTCGGTCGCCGGGCTGCGGATCGTGCAGGCCTTCCGGCGCGAGCGGGACGGCGGGCGGCGGTTCGCCGAGCGCAGCGACAGCTACCGGCGCGCCCGGATCCGCGGCCAGTGGCTGATATCGGTCTACTTCCCGTTCGTGCAGCTCCTGTCCTCCGTCGCGGCGGCCTCCGTAATGATCGCGGGCGCACACCGGGTGGAGGCGCAGACCCTCACCACGGGCGCCCTGGTCGCCTACCTCCTCTACATCGACCTGTTCTTCGCCCCGGTCCAGCAGCTGTCCCAGGTCTTCGACGGCTACCAGCAGGCGACGGTCTCGCTGGGCCGCATCCAGGAGCTGCTGCGCGAGCCGACCTCCACGAAGTCCGCGGACGAGCCGCTGGAAGTGCTGTCGCTGCGCGGGGACCTCGCCTTCGAGGACGTGCGCTTCGCGTACGGGAACGACGAAGAGGCTCTCACCGGCATCGACCTGACGATCCCGGCCGGGCAGACGGTGGCCTTCGTCGGCGAGACGGGCGCCGGCAAGTCCACGCTGGTCAAGCTGGTGGCCCGGTTCTACGACCCCAGCGGCGGCCGGGTCACGGTCGACGGCACGGATCTGCGCGCCCTGGACCTGACCTCGTACCGGCACCGCCTCGGGGTCGTCCCGCAGGAGGCGTACCTCTTCCCGGGCACGGTCCGGGACGCCATCGCCTACGGCCGGCCGGGCGCCACGGACGCCGAGGTGGAGGCGGCGGCACGGGCGGTGGGCGCGCACGAGATGATCGCCACCCTCGACGGCGGCTATCTGCACGAGGTCGCCGAGCGCGGCCGGAACCTCTCGGCCGGCCAGCGCCAGCTGATCGCCCTGGCCCGCGCCGAACTGGTCGACCCGGACATACTCCTGCTGGACGAGGCCACGGCCGCCCTGGACCTGGCCACGGAGGCGCAGGTCAACCAGGCCACCGACCGGCTGGCGGGGCGGCGTACGACGCTGGTGGTCGCCCATCGCCTCACCACGGCGGCCCGCGCGGACCGGGTGGTCGTGATGGACCACGGCCGGGTCGCGGAGGAGGGTACGCACGAGGAACTCCTGGCGAGGGGCGGACGGTACGCCGCGCTGTGGCGGACCTTCGTGGGAGAGGCCGAAGCCGTGGCATGA